From the Jeongeupia sp. HS-3 genome, the window GCCGCGGCGCCGGCATGCAGGCACCGAGCATGGCACACCGTATGGCGACCGACGAGACGCTGAAGGATGCGATCATTGCCCAGCTGCACCGCTTTTACCTTGATGAGCATGTGCCAGCCTCGGAGACCCAAAGGCGGATCGCCGGACTGGTGCGCACGCTGGCGGTGCAAGGAGGAGACGACAAATGAGCCGCAAAATCCTGATCGTCGACGACGACCAGAAAATCCGCACCCTGCTCAAGGCCTACCTTGAGAAGAACCAGTACGAGGTGCTGCTGGCGCACGATGGCGCGAGTTTCGTTGCCGAGTTCGAGCGTTATCGCCACGAACTCTCGCTGGTGATCCTGGATGTGATGCTGCCCGATACCGACGGCTTTGCGCTGTGCGCGCGCGTGCGCAAGAGCTCGACCGTGCCGATCATCATGCTCACCGCCAGTGCCGACGATACCGACAAGATCGTCGGCCTCGAACTTGGCGCCGACGATTACATCGGCAAGCCGTACAACCCGCGCGAATTGCTGGCGCGGATCAAGGCGATCCATCGCCGCATGGGCGAGGCAACCCCGAACGTGCCGCGCGCCTTGCGCTTTGCCGGCTTCACGCTCGATACGCTCGAACGCACGCTGACCGGCCCCGACGGCGAAACGGTCAAGCTGACCGGGCTGGATTTCCAGCTGCTCAAGCTGCTGGTCGAGCGCCCCGGTGAAATCCTCGACCGCAACTGGCTGGCCGAAGCGACGCGCGGCCGTGATCTTGGTCCGCTCGATCGCTCGCTCGACGTGCAGATCAGCCG encodes:
- a CDS encoding response regulator, which encodes MSRKILIVDDDQKIRTLLKAYLEKNQYEVLLAHDGASFVAEFERYRHELSLVILDVMLPDTDGFALCARVRKSSTVPIIMLTASADDTDKIVGLELGADDYIGKPYNPRELLARIKAIHRRMGEATPNVPRALRFAGFTLDTLERTLTGPDGETVKLTGLDFQLLKLLVERPGEILDRNWLAEATRGRDLGPLDRSLDVQISRLRQRLNDRDASLIKTVRGSGYVFSAQVAAD